The following are encoded in a window of Leptospira selangorensis genomic DNA:
- a CDS encoding HD family phosphohydrolase — protein MFPLGSLLERGMAWITDTLTKIRPISFVRKFQVILTAITLIIVTWMLAIPFFGQDKINLSQDGPYSEGKNALDKVVSTKDIVYEDEEKTKAKRLKAFQSAPNFFDRDYRVLIDVIRPAIQEDMEKYREPKPTGEVKTSAELLTAVPRWKNRSKEELELLLKTPGKSRVRDLVQQYSNLVFSNFCILRDQPGDYSAIRSAEARVRNSGASGNKEQISSVEGTLVIPRMYLYRDSATIDSLNRLAAEKLQATDPQLLSVIQKLALTYVYSNPACTYNVEETKNQKQAVMDRTEPVSSRINAGETIVKAGEIITPDIYQKLLIVNRYATRANIASIISILLIQSIFVIIVYAFLKKYNPKRLNDVSSNVIVFTLIWSLVLWAYLASKAFFSFENSYDSVFYFALVIPTGMVCLILSMIYDEQLSIAIGFFLSFFVFAASRYNPTSFILAFVMTVVAATYGRKMRKRIDFIKAGFYMALVQILISSSGYLFDSRNYWVAVPSGSYMRDLWESNIFRLYLLCLVNGFVCSTLTQLLLPIYEYVFNIPTRFKLLELADTGHPLLQDLLTKAPSTYTHTFLVAAMSERAAQNLELDWLLTRVGVYFHDIGKIPNAGFFVENQHLIPKKENIDKNNPAKAAKIVIDHVLDGIEMAKKARLPREVIDFIPEHHGTSTMAFFYHKALAELSPSQKKKLKKADFQYPGPKPQRKETAIVMIADSLEAASRSLEEVTPEALDALITKIVNGKLTENQLDECGLTLGDLEVVKYSFKEVLLSSLHSRPKYPKPEDTKALEEKNKNILGKHAPKSH, from the coding sequence ATGTTTCCTTTGGGATCACTATTAGAAAGAGGGATGGCTTGGATAACGGATACTTTGACCAAGATCCGTCCGATTTCTTTCGTGAGAAAATTCCAGGTAATCCTCACGGCGATCACTTTGATTATCGTGACTTGGATGCTTGCGATCCCATTTTTCGGTCAGGACAAAATTAATCTTTCTCAAGACGGTCCTTATTCGGAAGGCAAAAATGCTTTGGATAAAGTTGTCTCCACTAAAGATATAGTTTACGAAGACGAAGAAAAAACGAAGGCCAAAAGACTGAAGGCCTTTCAATCAGCCCCTAATTTTTTTGATAGAGATTATAGAGTTCTAATAGATGTAATTCGCCCCGCTATCCAAGAGGATATGGAGAAGTATAGAGAGCCTAAACCTACCGGTGAGGTGAAAACTTCTGCAGAATTGCTGACTGCAGTTCCAAGATGGAAAAATAGATCCAAAGAAGAGTTAGAGCTACTACTTAAGACTCCAGGTAAGTCCAGGGTCAGGGATTTGGTCCAACAATATAGTAATTTAGTTTTTTCTAATTTTTGTATTTTGAGAGACCAGCCTGGAGATTATTCCGCGATCCGTTCTGCGGAAGCAAGAGTTCGTAATTCAGGTGCTAGCGGAAATAAGGAGCAGATCTCCTCCGTAGAGGGAACACTTGTGATCCCTCGTATGTATCTATATAGGGATAGCGCTACAATAGATTCTTTGAATCGTTTGGCTGCGGAGAAATTACAGGCCACAGATCCTCAGCTTCTTTCTGTGATCCAAAAACTTGCACTCACTTACGTATATTCTAACCCGGCTTGTACTTACAACGTAGAAGAAACCAAAAATCAAAAACAAGCCGTCATGGATAGGACGGAGCCTGTTAGTAGCAGGATCAATGCGGGAGAAACCATTGTAAAAGCGGGAGAGATCATCACTCCCGATATCTATCAGAAATTGCTAATAGTAAATAGATATGCCACTCGTGCCAATATCGCATCCATTATATCTATTCTTCTGATCCAATCCATTTTTGTAATTATAGTTTATGCGTTTTTAAAGAAGTATAATCCAAAACGATTGAATGACGTATCGAGTAACGTGATTGTATTCACTTTGATCTGGTCCCTGGTATTATGGGCTTATCTTGCATCTAAGGCATTCTTCAGTTTTGAGAATAGTTACGATTCCGTATTTTACTTTGCACTTGTGATCCCGACCGGAATGGTTTGTCTGATCCTGTCCATGATCTACGATGAACAATTGTCGATTGCGATCGGATTTTTCCTGTCCTTCTTCGTGTTTGCCGCTTCTAGATACAATCCTACTTCTTTCATTTTAGCTTTCGTGATGACTGTTGTTGCGGCCACTTATGGAAGAAAAATGAGAAAGAGGATCGATTTTATCAAGGCAGGGTTCTATATGGCCCTGGTCCAAATATTGATCTCTTCTTCCGGATATCTATTCGATTCCAGGAATTATTGGGTGGCAGTTCCATCCGGATCTTATATGAGAGACCTTTGGGAATCGAATATATTCAGATTGTATTTATTATGTTTAGTGAATGGATTCGTATGTTCCACTTTGACTCAGCTACTTCTTCCTATCTATGAGTATGTGTTTAATATACCTACCAGATTTAAGTTGCTGGAACTTGCAGATACAGGTCATCCATTGCTGCAGGATCTTCTGACCAAGGCACCTTCTACTTATACTCATACTTTTTTGGTAGCTGCCATGTCAGAAAGGGCGGCTCAAAATTTGGAATTAGATTGGCTTTTGACTAGGGTTGGTGTGTATTTCCACGATATAGGTAAGATCCCGAATGCAGGATTTTTCGTAGAGAACCAACACTTGATCCCTAAAAAGGAAAACATCGATAAGAATAATCCAGCGAAGGCAGCTAAAATAGTCATCGATCACGTCTTGGATGGAATAGAGATGGCTAAGAAGGCGAGGCTTCCTCGGGAAGTCATCGATTTTATCCCGGAACATCACGGAACTTCTACCATGGCGTTCTTCTATCATAAGGCTCTTGCGGAACTTTCTCCTTCTCAAAAGAAAAAATTGAAAAAAGCCGACTTCCAATATCCGGGCCCTAAACCTCAAAGAAAAGAAACCGCGATCGTTATGATTGCAGATAGTTTAGAGGCAGCGAGTAGATCCTTGGAAGAAGTAACTCCGGAAGCTTTAGATGCACTCATCACTAAGATCGTGAACGGTAAATTGACCGAGAACCAATTGGATGAATGTGGACTTACCTTAGGAGATCTGGAAGTCGTAAAATATTCTTTCAAAGAAGTTCTTCTTTCTAGTCTTCACTCCAGACCTAAATATCCTAAGCCTGAGGATACAAAAGCTTTGGAGGAGAAGAACAAAAATATTCTGGGGAAACACGCCCCTAAGAGTCATTGA
- the ybeY gene encoding rRNA maturation RNase YbeY, with the protein MLSAFSFPNVNTHLSLVLTDDESIQELNRVRRGKDYATDVLSFPLSFDLTPWELPPNKKENFGPILSLGEIVISWDTCKAQAKNIGHSEEDEFFRLFVHGFLHLIGYDHERGEDDEALMKEKEDLCLDLVLGP; encoded by the coding sequence ATCTTAAGTGCATTCTCTTTTCCTAATGTAAATACTCATCTATCTTTGGTTTTGACTGATGATGAATCGATTCAAGAATTGAATCGTGTTAGAAGAGGGAAAGATTATGCGACTGATGTTCTTTCCTTTCCTTTAAGTTTTGATCTGACTCCTTGGGAACTTCCCCCAAACAAAAAAGAAAATTTCGGACCTATCTTGAGTTTAGGTGAGATTGTGATCTCTTGGGACACATGCAAGGCCCAAGCAAAGAATATCGGCCATAGTGAAGAAGATGAATTTTTCAGATTATTCGTGCACGGCTTTTTACATTTAATCGGTTATGATCATGAACGAGGAGAGGACGACGAGGCTCTAATGAAGGAGAAGGAGGATCTATGTCTGGATCTGGTTCTGGGGCCTTAA
- the recO gene encoding DNA repair protein RecO, translating to MSGSGSGALKKTTGIVMESRILPEGDAFLRLLPEEGEVGSFRVKGIKKSKTRPIAAVEPGSLTVLDYYFTQGRETFNVKEIGLIRRFDKAKTGYSGTVLVSYLVELVSSFLTEGGSHPMEYKLLLGALKELDEDGYKPVFLPFFKLKLLYVGGFLSKEMECASCGKNLSEIQSCTLDETHFEIVCGDCGNPKPDKYGLVLFVQDCLALRYRDLKDKKISLELLKEADSLSNRALKPLLGKRLKSEPMLYESLGENLG from the coding sequence ATGTCTGGATCTGGTTCTGGGGCCTTAAAAAAAACCACTGGAATCGTGATGGAAAGCCGCATTCTTCCCGAAGGTGATGCATTTTTACGACTTCTACCGGAAGAAGGAGAAGTAGGAAGTTTTAGAGTAAAAGGGATTAAAAAAAGTAAGACAAGACCTATAGCCGCAGTGGAACCCGGATCTCTTACCGTATTAGATTATTATTTTACGCAAGGAAGAGAAACGTTTAACGTAAAAGAGATCGGATTGATCAGAAGATTCGACAAGGCGAAGACAGGATATTCAGGAACAGTTTTAGTTTCGTATCTGGTGGAACTTGTTTCTTCCTTTTTGACGGAAGGTGGTTCTCATCCGATGGAATATAAACTTCTTCTGGGCGCCTTAAAAGAATTGGACGAAGACGGTTACAAACCTGTGTTCTTACCTTTTTTTAAACTGAAGTTATTATATGTGGGTGGGTTTTTATCCAAGGAAATGGAATGTGCAAGCTGCGGAAAAAATCTTTCGGAGATCCAATCCTGCACTTTGGATGAAACTCATTTCGAAATAGTCTGCGGGGATTGTGGAAATCCTAAACCGGACAAGTATGGACTCGTATTATTCGTCCAAGATTGCCTTGCATTGAGATACAGGGACCTGAAAGACAAAAAGATTTCCCTTGAACTCCTGAAGGAGGCGGATAGCTTAAGCAACCGGGCCTTAAAACCTCTACTTGGAAAAAGACTTAAATCGGAACCTATGTTGTACGAATCCCTAGGGGAAAATCTTGGATAA
- the argS gene encoding arginine--tRNA ligase, whose amino-acid sequence MKETETLKQLVLEALKEGVKLYCEKEAPNVSFADLRIRIEYSREESFGDYSTSFALENSKLLGKKPLDSAALLVSYLQAKTDLFEKVDFTPPGFVNFRISPSFLIRFLENTIQKKELFPKLENPKKINLEFVSANPTGPLNIVSARAAATGEAFANLLKAVGHSVDKEFYVNDYGNQVFLLGVSTMVRIRETLGETSSIQENAEDGRSIDELLSQNVIPAEGYRGDYLNIIAKQLLENSNTEKEIKSHLEKKEYLALAEKCSRWTVESNLIWQKKDLDLFGVGFDRFFSETTLHESGKVLGVLENLKKSGKVFEEEGKQVFRSEDYGDDKNRVVVRDDGRPTYLLADIAYHNDKISRGYEKIIDIWGPDHHGYIARLAGAVQALGYPKENFQVIIAQQVNLLMAGQKMKMSKRAGEFQTMEDLLGYLGKHAKDVARYFFTMRSLDSPLDFDLDLAKDESDKNPVFYLQYAHARVCSIFREVGTNSDASALENLEMTEERKRLLFWISRFPEEVLDAAATLEPHRIANYLQNLARAFTQFYIAKNNRLKDSDESTRLGLARICQAVRVVLAEGLALLGVSAPERLEKED is encoded by the coding sequence ATGAAAGAAACGGAAACTCTTAAACAACTCGTTTTAGAAGCTTTAAAGGAAGGAGTAAAACTCTATTGCGAAAAAGAAGCGCCTAACGTTTCCTTTGCGGATTTACGGATCCGAATAGAATATTCCAGAGAAGAATCCTTCGGAGATTATTCCACTTCTTTCGCTTTGGAAAATTCCAAACTTCTGGGCAAAAAACCTTTGGATTCCGCAGCTCTTCTTGTGAGTTATCTGCAGGCTAAAACGGATCTATTCGAAAAGGTGGATTTTACTCCTCCCGGTTTTGTGAATTTTCGGATTTCTCCTTCTTTTTTGATCCGATTCTTGGAAAACACGATCCAGAAAAAAGAACTATTTCCTAAATTAGAAAATCCTAAAAAGATAAATTTGGAATTCGTAAGCGCGAATCCGACCGGACCGCTAAATATTGTTTCCGCAAGAGCTGCCGCTACAGGAGAAGCATTTGCAAATCTGCTCAAAGCGGTAGGTCATTCTGTAGATAAGGAATTTTATGTAAACGATTACGGAAACCAGGTGTTTTTACTTGGTGTTTCCACGATGGTTCGTATTCGGGAAACTTTGGGAGAAACTTCTTCTATCCAAGAGAATGCAGAAGACGGAAGATCCATCGATGAGCTACTTTCCCAAAATGTGATCCCTGCGGAAGGGTATAGGGGAGATTACCTCAATATAATCGCTAAACAATTATTAGAAAATTCGAATACTGAAAAAGAGATTAAATCCCATCTCGAAAAAAAGGAATATTTGGCTCTCGCAGAGAAATGTTCCCGTTGGACTGTAGAATCCAATTTGATCTGGCAAAAAAAAGATTTGGATCTATTCGGAGTAGGTTTTGATAGATTTTTTTCCGAGACAACACTTCACGAATCCGGAAAGGTTTTGGGAGTGCTCGAAAACTTAAAAAAATCCGGCAAAGTTTTTGAAGAAGAAGGTAAACAAGTCTTTAGATCGGAAGATTACGGAGACGACAAAAATCGTGTGGTCGTTCGGGATGATGGACGTCCTACATATCTTCTCGCGGATATAGCTTATCATAATGATAAAATTTCCAGAGGTTATGAGAAGATCATAGATATCTGGGGACCGGACCATCACGGGTATATAGCAAGACTTGCAGGTGCAGTCCAAGCATTAGGTTATCCTAAAGAAAATTTCCAAGTGATCATAGCTCAACAGGTCAATCTTCTCATGGCCGGACAGAAGATGAAAATGAGTAAACGTGCGGGAGAATTCCAGACAATGGAAGATCTTCTGGGTTATTTGGGAAAACATGCAAAAGATGTGGCACGTTATTTCTTCACGATGAGGTCCTTGGATTCTCCTCTGGATTTTGATCTGGATTTGGCTAAGGATGAGTCGGATAAAAATCCTGTATTCTATCTACAATATGCACATGCGAGAGTTTGTTCTATATTCAGAGAAGTAGGAACTAACTCTGATGCAAGCGCATTAGAAAATCTTGAAATGACTGAAGAGAGAAAAAGACTTCTTTTCTGGATCTCTCGTTTTCCGGAAGAAGTTCTGGATGCAGCAGCGACCTTAGAACCTCATAGGATAGCGAATTATCTACAGAATCTTGCAAGAGCATTCACTCAATTCTATATAGCAAAAAATAATAGGCTGAAAGATTCCGATGAGTCTACAAGACTGGGACTCGCAAGGATTTGCCAAGCAGTTCGTGTTGTGTTAGCGGAAGGTTTAGCTCTACTCGGAGTTTCTGCTCCTGAAAGATTGGAGAAAGAAGATTGA
- a CDS encoding CinA family nicotinamide mononucleotide deamidase-related protein produces the protein MNPPRVTVISTGSELTAGRSQDTNSSWIANELFGLGYSTEKFLVLPDDPKLIRDELKNLASGASKESPVLLVMTGGLGPTEDDYTLEVVCELTSSKAVLNEKAHDRLQALYRLRGKGFQEALTTALRQVSIPSNSTVLNNSVGIAPGFWSELQPGAYLTCMPGVPSEMVTMFKEELVPLIQKQFQSGELYSDFLFIWGMSESLFQQEFIEGIETLKNGKAVWGVAAKKGFIRVTYQSGDKNLVQELIEKTKEKYRGLCTGDLFEEFPKLLSEKKLTLGTIESCTGGLAAKILTDRAGSSEYFLGSVVSYSNLIKENIVGVKKETLEAHGAVSEETAIEMADNGARILGTDLAISITGIAGPGGGTPTKKVGTVFIGTHIKGQPTEVKELFLPFKRELFREVVAATSLYLMYNRLRKLV, from the coding sequence TTGAATCCACCTCGGGTCACAGTCATTTCCACAGGTTCAGAGCTGACTGCGGGAAGAAGCCAAGATACAAATTCTTCCTGGATCGCGAATGAACTTTTTGGTTTAGGCTATTCTACCGAAAAGTTTTTAGTATTGCCCGATGATCCTAAACTGATCCGAGATGAGTTAAAAAATTTAGCTTCTGGAGCTTCTAAGGAAAGTCCAGTTCTTCTTGTGATGACAGGCGGTCTTGGACCTACTGAAGACGATTATACTTTGGAAGTGGTATGTGAACTTACTTCTTCGAAAGCAGTGCTGAATGAAAAAGCTCATGATAGACTCCAGGCATTATATCGTCTTCGTGGAAAAGGATTCCAAGAGGCTCTGACTACCGCATTAAGACAGGTTTCTATTCCATCCAATTCTACCGTTTTAAATAATTCCGTAGGAATTGCTCCTGGATTTTGGTCGGAACTCCAACCAGGTGCTTATCTGACTTGTATGCCCGGGGTCCCTTCCGAGATGGTGACTATGTTCAAAGAGGAATTGGTCCCTTTGATCCAGAAACAATTCCAATCCGGAGAACTATATTCAGATTTTTTGTTTATCTGGGGAATGAGTGAGTCCTTATTCCAACAAGAATTTATAGAGGGGATTGAAACATTAAAGAACGGTAAAGCAGTTTGGGGAGTAGCCGCTAAAAAAGGATTTATCCGAGTCACTTACCAATCCGGAGACAAAAACTTAGTCCAAGAGCTGATCGAAAAAACCAAAGAGAAATATCGCGGACTTTGTACAGGGGATTTATTCGAAGAATTTCCAAAACTCCTCTCTGAAAAAAAACTTACCCTAGGAACGATTGAAAGTTGCACAGGTGGACTCGCTGCTAAGATACTTACGGACCGTGCAGGATCTTCCGAGTATTTTTTAGGATCTGTGGTCAGTTATTCCAACCTGATCAAAGAAAATATTGTCGGGGTAAAAAAGGAAACTCTGGAAGCACACGGTGCAGTGAGTGAGGAAACCGCAATAGAGATGGCGGATAACGGAGCAAGGATTCTCGGGACGGATCTGGCAATTAGTATTACAGGGATCGCTGGACCTGGTGGTGGAACTCCTACAAAAAAAGTAGGAACAGTATTTATAGGAACCCATATCAAGGGTCAACCAACGGAAGTGAAGGAACTCTTTCTGCCTTTTAAGAGAGAACTCTTCCGAGAAGTGGTGGCCGCCACTTCTCTTTATCTAATGTATAATCGATTGAGGAAACTCGTATGA
- a CDS encoding response regulator transcription factor, with protein MSNHRILVVEDIHSIREAVKDILVRDYEVFDAENYDEAVKILSKEHVDLVITDIRMPGKSGLDLIKTIQKEYPSVQYSLMTAYNINDYINFAYQHDIWNIIPKYSFLDINLITVMVKKLLYKDIFGVEKYFGPDFKILEGDGEEEFLVPPENGMVFRKISSDKDRNYICNRVGKFLIEKGAPNAVQQILEELTSNAMIRAPRDSKGNSKYQYELPSRDLLVPLEHIQLAETDYFEIGYGIAENSYIVVVRDHFGSLNKKEILKRLDRHITVDSPTGLPAGLADSHGRGLYICREISDQLIFNIEKDTRTEIIALLDKQTNKGYKSLSIYEV; from the coding sequence TTGTCCAATCATCGTATCTTAGTAGTAGAAGATATACATTCCATCAGGGAGGCGGTAAAAGATATCCTGGTCAGAGATTACGAAGTTTTCGATGCAGAAAATTACGATGAGGCGGTTAAAATTCTTTCTAAGGAACATGTGGATCTAGTCATTACGGATATTCGTATGCCTGGAAAATCAGGATTGGATCTGATTAAGACAATCCAAAAGGAATATCCTTCAGTTCAATATTCATTAATGACCGCTTATAATATTAATGATTATATAAACTTCGCCTACCAACACGATATCTGGAATATCATTCCCAAATATTCTTTCTTGGATATTAACCTGATCACTGTGATGGTCAAAAAACTTCTCTACAAAGATATTTTCGGAGTAGAAAAATATTTCGGTCCGGACTTCAAAATCTTAGAAGGAGATGGAGAAGAAGAATTTTTAGTCCCACCGGAAAACGGGATGGTATTCCGCAAGATCAGTTCGGACAAGGATCGAAATTATATCTGCAATCGTGTTGGTAAATTCCTGATCGAAAAAGGAGCTCCTAATGCGGTCCAGCAAATCTTAGAAGAGCTAACTTCTAACGCAATGATCCGTGCACCGAGAGACTCTAAGGGAAATTCTAAATATCAGTATGAACTTCCTTCACGGGATCTACTTGTTCCTTTGGAACATATACAACTCGCTGAAACCGATTATTTTGAGATTGGTTACGGGATAGCGGAGAATTCTTATATTGTAGTAGTTCGAGATCATTTCGGTTCTTTGAACAAAAAAGAAATTTTGAAACGTTTAGACAGACATATCACTGTAGACAGCCCGACAGGTTTGCCTGCAGGTCTTGCGGATTCTCATGGTCGCGGTTTGTATATCTGTAGAGAGATCTCTGATCAGCTGATCTTCAATATAGAGAAGGATACAAGAACTGAAATTATCGCGTTATTAGATAAGCAGACCAATAAGGGCTATAAGTCTCTGTCGATTTACGAGGTTTGA
- a CDS encoding LIC_12097 family sensor histidine kinase: protein MSSLMENLHERAEELQAILDGITEPLVLIDSGFRVRRVNKATLEFSSEPDFPSTLGRKCYEVLYNRSAVCPYCPMKDHHENEPDFDAQFEGKGEVGREIFHVANNQKETLYLDFFPIRKDGSIVSIVEKISNITRIKEKEEENLRIRNLASLGIFISGVAHELNNPLTGMSLTLQNLMNNLSSMDPTFFRKRLEMIKEDLTRAAMIVLDVISFAKPDKLVTTNADIHETIMKAKDSVTWVYPVLSKNTEWEILSEPGMTFQFNPVKMERLFINLFKNSLQAYDYGEGKIKVEVRRTRNMMHIFVEDTAGGIPEDMLDKIFSPFFSKNKSGIGTGLGLSICHSIVREHSGELTVRSYDRRTRFKISLPLVQPKGN from the coding sequence ATGTCATCCCTAATGGAAAACCTCCACGAAAGAGCGGAGGAACTCCAAGCAATTCTGGACGGAATCACGGAGCCCCTAGTTTTAATAGACTCAGGCTTCAGGGTTCGTCGTGTAAACAAGGCCACTCTTGAATTTTCAAGTGAGCCGGATTTTCCTTCTACCCTTGGTAGAAAATGTTACGAGGTTCTGTACAATCGTTCTGCGGTTTGTCCCTATTGTCCGATGAAGGACCATCACGAAAACGAACCGGACTTCGACGCTCAGTTCGAAGGAAAGGGAGAAGTTGGGCGTGAAATATTCCACGTGGCCAACAACCAAAAAGAAACATTATACTTAGATTTTTTCCCAATTCGTAAGGATGGAAGTATTGTCTCCATAGTGGAGAAGATCAGCAATATCACTCGTATCAAAGAAAAAGAAGAAGAGAATCTTAGAATACGTAACCTTGCTTCTCTTGGTATTTTTATTTCCGGTGTGGCGCATGAGTTGAATAACCCACTCACAGGTATGAGTCTCACTCTCCAAAACTTAATGAATAATTTATCAAGTATGGATCCGACTTTTTTTCGTAAAAGATTGGAGATGATCAAAGAAGATCTTACGCGTGCCGCGATGATCGTTTTAGATGTGATCAGTTTTGCTAAACCGGATAAATTAGTTACTACAAACGCGGATATTCATGAAACCATAATGAAAGCAAAGGACTCAGTCACTTGGGTCTATCCTGTTCTTTCCAAAAACACGGAATGGGAAATTTTAAGTGAACCTGGTATGACCTTCCAATTTAATCCGGTCAAGATGGAGAGATTGTTTATTAATCTTTTCAAAAACTCTCTACAAGCTTACGATTATGGAGAAGGTAAGATCAAAGTAGAAGTACGACGCACTCGTAATATGATGCATATTTTTGTGGAAGATACCGCGGGGGGAATTCCGGAAGATATGCTGGATAAAATTTTCTCTCCATTCTTCTCTAAAAATAAGTCGGGGATCGGAACCGGTCTCGGACTTTCCATCTGCCACTCTATCGTAAGAGAACATTCAGGAGAATTGACTGTTCGTTCTTATGATAGAAGGACCAGATTTAAAATTTCTCTTCCATTAGTACAACCCAAAGGAAACTAA
- the lenA gene encoding endostatin-like outer membrane lipoprotein LenA: MPKNPRLLPLQVPKLQRNLSLNFTFSPKAAFQAVFVLLLLLSSLSINAQNQDGTKSQNNSSSSSTQMLNQRILRAYESLSIARELLKFERMEALPIGTLVTWVGNYPNRKGVKITKFSVTQSTTPGGIEKAEEKSILLEFNGSTLSKVVSEIKTANYSAEDTIMIRMTDTTPLDNNVDDLVIYADKNGKEAEYPLNYLPDEGVNRDRSEFKKEFYLKLIEDFFVHVLRLQEMQSQHSSRNQKKLLQSYKESLEY, encoded by the coding sequence ATGCCCAAGAATCCGCGCCTACTACCGCTCCAAGTACCGAAACTCCAGCGCAACCTAAGCCTTAATTTTACTTTCTCTCCGAAGGCGGCTTTTCAGGCCGTCTTCGTTCTGCTCCTTCTACTTTCCTCTCTTTCCATAAACGCTCAAAACCAGGATGGGACAAAATCCCAGAACAATTCTTCCTCTTCTTCTACCCAAATGTTGAACCAGCGTATCTTACGTGCGTATGAAAGCCTAAGTATCGCAAGAGAACTTTTGAAATTCGAAAGAATGGAAGCTTTGCCTATCGGGACATTGGTAACTTGGGTAGGAAATTATCCGAACCGTAAAGGTGTAAAAATCACTAAGTTCTCAGTGACCCAATCTACTACTCCGGGCGGGATAGAAAAAGCGGAAGAAAAGTCCATTCTTCTGGAATTTAACGGATCTACTCTTTCTAAGGTGGTTTCTGAAATTAAAACTGCAAATTATTCCGCAGAAGACACGATCATGATCCGTATGACGGACACCACTCCTTTGGATAATAATGTGGATGATCTGGTAATCTATGCAGATAAGAACGGTAAAGAGGCGGAATATCCTCTGAATTACCTACCTGATGAGGGGGTAAACCGGGATAGATCCGAGTTTAAGAAAGAATTTTACTTAAAACTGATCGAGGATTTTTTCGTGCACGTTCTAAGACTCCAAGAAATGCAGTCTCAACATTCTTCCAGAAATCAAAAAAAATTACTGCAAAGTTATAAAGAATCCCTAGAATATTGA
- the secG gene encoding preprotein translocase subunit SecG, translating into MGFITGTILVLFVFVSLFLILLVMIQTGKGGMGGVLGGGASQSVFGSSTADVLTKATRVAGLLFLALSLILSFLFAKTSGYNTTPTPEILPPPVAEEAQGNQGGTNAQESAPTTAPSTETPAQPKP; encoded by the coding sequence ATGGGCTTTATCACCGGAACCATCCTTGTTCTTTTCGTTTTCGTCAGTCTATTTCTGATCCTTCTTGTTATGATCCAAACAGGCAAAGGAGGAATGGGTGGAGTTCTTGGTGGAGGAGCAAGCCAATCGGTTTTTGGTTCTTCTACTGCGGATGTTTTGACTAAAGCAACCAGAGTTGCTGGACTTCTTTTTTTGGCTCTATCTCTGATTCTTTCTTTCCTTTTTGCGAAGACTAGTGGATACAATACCACTCCAACACCTGAGATCCTTCCTCCACCTGTTGCGGAAGAGGCCCAGGGCAACCAAGGAGGGACAAATGCCCAAGAATCCGCGCCTACTACCGCTCCAAGTACCGAAACTCCAGCGCAACCTAAGCCTTAA
- the tpiA gene encoding triose-phosphate isomerase, giving the protein MRPKIIAGNWKMNLSEKEAIALASGLKEKSSSLPDNKKAVVFPSSIHLASVARILENSKVSVGAQNIYPAPLTAMTGETGPDQLSELGIKFALVGHSERRQFLGETSSFCNQKISYLAKHGFTAVYCVGETLAERESGNTFEVLKKQIQEGLGSIESDQFPRIWVAYEPVWAIGTGKVATPAQAQEAHAFIRKEISGLFQNGKTISDVMPILYGGSVKADNVKELLSQADIDGGLVGGASQKLESFLALF; this is encoded by the coding sequence ATGCGCCCTAAAATTATCGCTGGTAACTGGAAAATGAATCTTTCCGAAAAGGAAGCTATTGCTTTGGCAAGCGGCCTAAAGGAAAAGTCCTCTTCTCTTCCGGATAATAAAAAGGCCGTTGTATTTCCTTCTTCTATCCATCTTGCTTCCGTTGCGAGAATATTAGAAAATTCGAAAGTATCAGTCGGCGCACAGAATATTTACCCTGCTCCTCTAACTGCTATGACCGGTGAGACTGGGCCGGACCAACTTTCAGAATTAGGGATCAAATTTGCGCTCGTTGGCCATTCCGAAAGAAGACAATTTTTGGGTGAAACAAGCTCATTCTGTAACCAAAAGATCTCTTATCTTGCAAAACATGGTTTCACTGCAGTGTATTGTGTGGGAGAAACTTTGGCGGAAAGAGAATCAGGAAATACTTTCGAAGTTCTAAAAAAGCAGATCCAAGAAGGTTTAGGTTCTATCGAAAGCGACCAGTTCCCTCGTATCTGGGTAGCTTATGAACCTGTTTGGGCGATCGGAACCGGTAAAGTAGCAACCCCAGCTCAAGCACAAGAAGCACACGCATTTATCAGAAAAGAAATTTCCGGATTATTCCAAAATGGGAAAACAATCTCGGATGTGATGCCTATCCTTTATGGTGGTTCGGTAAAAGCCGATAACGTGAAGGAACTTCTATCCCAAGCTGATATCGATGGAGGGCTCGTAGGCGGGGCCAGCCAAAAGTTAGAAAGCTTCTTAGCTTTATTCTAG